From the genome of Photobacterium sp. TLY01:
GGATTGATGGCCTGATAAGCCGGTGATTGTTGCGCTTTATCCACCAGAGATACCGGGTGACTGGTATAGCTCAACCCTTTCAGGTTGAGCGCAATACGCACCCGGTAGGCGGCGGATGAGCGGAAATAGTCATAGAGCGTCATCCGGCCTCCTTGTTAGTCTGGCTTGTGGTGGTTCAGATCGGCAGGATCGTACTGGTGCTGGTATTTCACCACTGTCTGTTCAATCGCGCCAAAGATGGAGTCGCCATTGTCGTCAAACATTTCAATTCTGACTTTGTCGCCAAACTTCATGAAAGGCGTGACGGCTTGACCCTGATCGATGATTTCCAGCATGCGGCGTTCAGCCAGACAGCAGGAGCCGCTGGAACGATCTACGTTTGAGACCGTGCCGGATCCGATAATGGTGCCCGCGCAGATATGACGGGATTTCGCCACATGCTGGACCAGTTCGGCGAAGTTGAACGTCATATCGACACCGGCATTGGGCTCACCGAACAACTTATCATTGAGATGTACAGTCAGGCGCTGATGGACTTTGTAATCATGCCAGCTGTCGCCCAGCTCGTCCGGAGTGACGGCCACAGGTGAAAACGCAGAAGCCGGCTTGGACTGAAAGAAACCAAAGCCTTTGCTCAGTTCGGCGGGGATCAGATTGCGCAGCGAGACATCATTGACCAGCATCAGCAATTTGATATGGCCGTGGACTTCTTCGGTGCGTGTGCCCATTGGGACATCATTGGTGATCACCGCAATTTCACCTTCAAAATCGATTCCCCAGCTTTCATCGGCCATTTCAATGTCCTGGCGCGGGCCGAGAAAACCATCGGACATGCCCTGATACATCAGGGGATCAGTCCAGAAGCTTTCCGGCATTTCAGCACCGCGTGCCTTGCGAACCAGTTCGACATGGTTGACGTAGGCACTGCCGTCTGCCCATTGAAAAGCCCGCGGCAGCGGAGAGGCGCAGTGTGCCGGGTTAAACGGGAACACATCTTGCGCAATACCGTCGTTGAGGTTGCGATACAGGTGTTGCAGATCCGCCTCGACCTGATCCCAGTTATCCAAAGCAAACTGCAGTGTCGGTGCGATGTCGTGTGCATGTACGGCTTGAGTGAGATCACGTGAAACGATAATCAGTTGTCCGTCACGGCCTTGGTCTAAAGAAGCTAATTTCACGTTTTACTCCTTACTTTACAATGTAAATCTAATGCTTGTTTTTTCGCCGGTGGATCACTTACGATTGATCCAGGAATATACATAGTCTTTGTTTTCAACGCCTTCCGGCAGATCCGCGACTTCCAGCGGATATCGGGTGTCGATCATCACCGCGACTTCATCGGTTTCTTTCTTCGGCTGCGACTGGCTGGCCGCCAGCGCTTTCGGGTGCGGACCATGTGAGAAGCCGCAAGGGTGGTGCGTGATCATGCCGGCTTCAATATTGTCACGGCTGAAGAAGTTGCCTTTGTGGTAGAACAGCACTTCATCGTAGTCATCGTTGTTGTGATAAAACGGCACTTTGAGCGCGCCCGGATCAGACTCGATCGGGCGAGGGACGAAAGTACAGATGACGAAACCATGTGCAACGAATGTGGTATGGGCTGACGGCGGCAAGTGATAGCGATGGCTCATCAGCGGGCGAATATCACGCCAGTTCAGTTTGAAGACGGTCAGGTTCCCTTTCCAGCCCTGCGCATCAAGCGGGTTGTACGGGTAGGTGATGGTATTCATCTGATCGCGGGCTTTCAGTTTGACCTGCCAGCGCTGATCATTATTTTGCT
Proteins encoded in this window:
- a CDS encoding fumarylacetoacetate hydrolase family protein, whose translation is MKLASLDQGRDGQLIIVSRDLTQAVHAHDIAPTLQFALDNWDQVEADLQHLYRNLNDGIAQDVFPFNPAHCASPLPRAFQWADGSAYVNHVELVRKARGAEMPESFWTDPLMYQGMSDGFLGPRQDIEMADESWGIDFEGEIAVITNDVPMGTRTEEVHGHIKLLMLVNDVSLRNLIPAELSKGFGFFQSKPASAFSPVAVTPDELGDSWHDYKVHQRLTVHLNDKLFGEPNAGVDMTFNFAELVQHVAKSRHICAGTIIGSGTVSNVDRSSGSCCLAERRMLEIIDQGQAVTPFMKFGDKVRIEMFDDNGDSIFGAIEQTVVKYQHQYDPADLNHHKPD